The following coding sequences lie in one Vibrio sp. BS-M-Sm-2 genomic window:
- the flhA gene encoding flagellar biosynthesis protein FlhA, translating into MKFSLPFADKLPKIPNRAMPAVGAPVMVLATLAMVVLPIPAFLLDMFFTFNIALSMVVLLVSVYTRRPLDFAAFPTVLLIATLLRLALNVASTRVVLLHGHEGGDAAGNVIEAFGNVVIGGNYAVGLVVFLILMIINFMVVTKGAGRISEVSARFTLDALPGKQMAIDADLNAGLIDQDQARLRRFEVTKEADFYGSMDGASKFVKGDAIAGILILFINIIGGLSIGMAQFDLGFGEAIEIYTLLTIGDGLVAQIPSLLLSIAAAMMVTRQNTDEDMGQQLVFQMFDNPKALMITAAILGIMGIVPGMPHFSFLSLAVVAGAGAYYIDKKNKKKAEEPNLPATVEANGEVGSQKELSWDDVQPVDIIGLEVGYRLIPLVDRDQGGELLERVKGVRKKLSQDFGFLIPAVHIRDNLELTPNSYRITLMGVAVGEAEIKPDMELAINPGQVYGMIDGEPTIDPAFGLEAVWIREEQREHAQALGYTVVDSSTVLATHLSQLLTNNASQLIGHEEVQNLLEMLSRSTPKLVEGFVPDQLQLGVVVKVLQNLLNEAIPIRDIRTIVQTLSEYSGKSQEPDILTAAVRISLKRLIVQEINGIEPELPVITLIPELEQILHQTMQASGGESAGIEPGLAERLQTSLSHATQEQELKGEPAVLLTSGVLRSTLAKFVKNTIPSLRVLSYQEIPDEKQIRIVQAVGN; encoded by the coding sequence ATGAAATTCTCCCTGCCTTTTGCGGACAAGCTACCTAAAATCCCGAACCGTGCCATGCCTGCGGTTGGTGCACCTGTTATGGTACTTGCAACGCTTGCTATGGTGGTGTTGCCAATTCCAGCTTTCTTGTTGGATATGTTCTTCACCTTTAACATTGCATTGTCTATGGTTGTGCTATTGGTTTCGGTTTATACCCGCAGACCTTTAGACTTTGCTGCATTCCCGACCGTACTTCTGATTGCGACTCTACTTCGATTAGCCTTGAACGTTGCTTCAACACGTGTGGTCTTGCTTCATGGTCATGAAGGTGGCGACGCGGCTGGTAACGTGATTGAAGCCTTTGGTAACGTGGTTATCGGTGGTAACTATGCCGTAGGTCTAGTGGTGTTCTTGATTCTGATGATCATTAACTTCATGGTTGTAACCAAAGGTGCAGGCCGTATCTCGGAAGTAAGCGCGCGTTTCACTTTGGACGCCTTACCGGGTAAACAGATGGCAATCGATGCCGACTTGAACGCTGGTTTGATCGACCAAGATCAGGCTCGTCTGAGACGTTTTGAAGTAACCAAAGAAGCCGACTTCTACGGTTCGATGGACGGTGCGTCTAAGTTTGTTAAAGGCGATGCGATCGCTGGTATCTTAATCTTATTCATCAATATCATTGGTGGCTTGAGCATTGGTATGGCTCAGTTTGACCTTGGTTTTGGTGAAGCAATTGAAATCTACACACTACTGACTATCGGTGATGGTCTGGTTGCACAAATTCCATCTCTATTACTGTCTATTGCAGCCGCGATGATGGTAACGCGCCAAAACACTGATGAAGACATGGGGCAGCAGCTCGTCTTCCAGATGTTCGACAATCCAAAAGCCTTGATGATCACCGCTGCAATCCTTGGCATCATGGGTATTGTTCCAGGTATGCCACATTTCTCGTTCTTGAGCCTTGCAGTTGTTGCGGGTGCAGGGGCGTATTACATCGATAAAAAGAACAAGAAGAAGGCGGAAGAACCTAACCTTCCGGCGACCGTTGAAGCGAATGGAGAAGTAGGCTCTCAGAAAGAGCTTTCTTGGGATGATGTTCAACCTGTTGATATTATTGGCTTAGAAGTAGGTTACCGTTTGATTCCTTTGGTGGATAGAGACCAAGGAGGCGAACTGCTTGAACGCGTTAAAGGTGTGCGTAAGAAGCTGTCTCAAGATTTTGGTTTCTTGATCCCAGCGGTGCACATTCGCGATAATCTAGAACTGACACCAAACAGCTACCGAATCACCTTGATGGGTGTCGCGGTAGGTGAGGCTGAGATAAAACCAGACATGGAACTCGCGATTAACCCAGGTCAAGTCTACGGTATGATCGATGGTGAGCCGACGATTGACCCTGCCTTTGGCCTTGAAGCTGTATGGATACGTGAAGAGCAGCGTGAACATGCACAAGCTCTAGGTTATACCGTTGTCGATTCTTCTACTGTACTGGCGACACACCTTAGCCAACTGCTAACCAATAACGCATCACAGCTTATTGGTCACGAAGAAGTTCAGAACTTGCTTGAGATGCTCAGCCGCTCAACACCTAAGCTGGTGGAAGGTTTTGTACCGGATCAATTGCAGTTGGGTGTAGTCGTAAAAGTGCTACAGAACCTATTGAATGAAGCCATTCCAATTCGTGATATTCGAACCATAGTCCAAACTTTGTCGGAGTATTCTGGTAAAAGTCAAGAACCTGACATACTTACGGCGGCGGTTCGTATCTCATTGAAACGGTTAATTGTTCAGGAAATCAATGGTATAGAACCGGAATTGCCAGTGATAACCTTGATTCCTGAGCTGGAACAAATCTTGCATCAAACCATGCAGGCATCCGGCGGAGAATCTGCTGGTATTGAACCTGGTTTAGCCGAACGTTTACAGACATCCCTCAGTCACGCGACACAAGAGCAAGAGCTGAAAGGTGAGCCCGCGGTGCTACTGACCTCTGGTGTGTTACGTTCGACTCTGGCTAAGTTCGTGAAAAACACGATTCCAAGCTTGAGAGTCTTGTCTTACCAAGAAATACCGGACGAAAAGCAGATACGTATAGTACAAGCTGTTGGTAATTAA
- the flhB gene encoding flagellar biosynthesis protein FlhB — MAESDGQERTEDATPKRLQQAKEKGQVARSKELASASVLIVGAIALMWFGESMAKALFEAMQRLFSLSRDEIFDTNKLLEIAGGALVNLLFPLFLILITLFVAAVIGAAGVGGINFSMQAAMPKASKLNPLSGIKRMFGLQSWVELLKSILKVALVSGMAIYLIQASQHDLMQLSMDVYPQNIFHALDILLNFILLISCSLLIVVAIDIPFQIWQHADQLKMTKQEVKDEFKDTEGKPEVKGRIRMLQREAAQRRMMADVPQADVIVTNPEHFSVALRYKQNQDKAPIVVAKGVDHMAMKIREIARENDIYIVPAPPLARALYHTTELEQQIPDGLFTAVAQVLAYVFQLKQYRKRGGERPKLQDSNMPIPPDLRH, encoded by the coding sequence ATGGCAGAGTCAGACGGTCAAGAACGCACAGAAGACGCCACGCCCAAACGCTTGCAACAGGCCAAAGAGAAAGGGCAGGTTGCAAGGTCAAAAGAGCTAGCTTCAGCGTCGGTACTGATAGTCGGTGCGATTGCATTAATGTGGTTTGGCGAATCGATGGCGAAGGCTTTGTTCGAGGCCATGCAACGTCTGTTTTCTCTGAGCCGCGACGAGATCTTTGACACCAACAAGCTCCTTGAAATCGCTGGTGGCGCACTGGTGAACTTACTGTTTCCACTGTTCTTAATCTTGATAACTTTGTTTGTTGCGGCTGTTATTGGTGCGGCAGGTGTTGGCGGGATTAACTTTTCGATGCAAGCTGCAATGCCAAAGGCGTCTAAGCTCAATCCACTCAGTGGTATCAAGCGTATGTTTGGCCTACAAAGCTGGGTTGAACTGCTGAAATCTATTTTGAAAGTGGCACTTGTATCAGGCATGGCTATTTACCTTATTCAGGCCTCTCAGCATGATTTAATGCAGCTGAGTATGGATGTGTATCCGCAGAATATCTTTCATGCTTTGGATATCTTGCTTAACTTCATTCTTTTAATCAGTTGCTCTTTGCTGATCGTGGTTGCCATTGATATCCCATTTCAGATCTGGCAACACGCTGATCAGCTGAAAATGACTAAACAAGAAGTTAAAGACGAATTCAAAGATACCGAAGGTAAGCCGGAAGTAAAAGGCCGAATTCGTATGCTACAAAGGGAAGCCGCTCAGCGTCGTATGATGGCAGACGTCCCTCAAGCGGATGTGATTGTGACCAACCCAGAGCACTTTTCCGTGGCACTGCGTTATAAGCAGAATCAAGATAAAGCGCCGATTGTGGTTGCCAAAGGTGTCGACCACATGGCGATGAAGATCCGAGAAATTGCACGCGAAAACGATATCTATATTGTTCCGGCACCGCCATTGGCGAGGGCGCTTTATCACACCACTGAACTAGAACAACAAATTCCTGACGGTCTGTTTACGGCTGTCGCGCAGGTGCTTGCATATGTTTTCCAGCTTAAGCAGTACCGAAAACGAGGTGGTGAGAGACCAAAACTGCAAGATTCTAATATGCCGATCCCACCTGATTTACGTCATTAG
- the fliR gene encoding flagellar biosynthetic protein FliR codes for MEYPTSLVLEWLANYFWPYTRISAMLMVMTVTGARFVSPRIRLYLGLAITFAVMPAIPAVPKEIELLSFQGFLTVFEQIVIGVAMGFVTQFMIQTFVMLGQILGMQSSLGFASMVDPANGQNTPVLGQLFMLLATMFFLATDGHLKMLQLVVFSFKTLPIGSGSLTSVDFRELALWLGIMFKTALAMSLSGIIALLTINLSFGVMTRAAPQLNIFSLGFAFALLVGLLLCWYILGGLYSHYELFWMQGEQQICRLIRLDC; via the coding sequence ATGGAATACCCGACGAGCCTTGTACTAGAGTGGTTAGCCAATTATTTTTGGCCATACACTCGCATCTCAGCCATGCTGATGGTGATGACGGTAACAGGGGCGCGCTTTGTGTCGCCTCGTATTCGTCTGTATTTAGGCTTGGCGATCACCTTTGCCGTAATGCCCGCGATTCCCGCGGTTCCAAAAGAGATTGAACTGCTCTCTTTCCAAGGTTTCCTAACCGTCTTTGAGCAAATTGTGATTGGTGTGGCGATGGGCTTTGTCACTCAGTTCATGATTCAAACCTTTGTTATGCTCGGTCAAATCCTTGGTATGCAATCTAGCTTGGGCTTCGCTTCTATGGTCGACCCAGCAAATGGACAGAACACGCCAGTATTGGGTCAGCTCTTCATGCTACTTGCCACTATGTTCTTCTTGGCAACCGACGGTCACTTGAAAATGCTGCAGTTGGTGGTGTTCAGCTTTAAGACTTTGCCGATTGGCAGTGGCTCTTTGACTTCGGTTGATTTTCGAGAACTCGCGTTGTGGCTTGGTATCATGTTCAAAACGGCATTGGCGATGTCCTTGTCGGGCATTATCGCACTGTTAACGATTAACCTTTCTTTTGGTGTAATGACGCGTGCTGCACCTCAGTTAAATATCTTTTCTTTGGGTTTTGCATTTGCGCTACTCGTGGGTCTGTTACTTTGTTGGTACATCCTTGGCGGCTTGTATAGTCACTATGAGCTATTCTGGATGCAAGGCGAACAACAGATATGTCGTCTAATCCGGTTAGATTGCTAG
- the fliQ gene encoding flagellar biosynthesis protein FliQ, translating into MNPEIFVELFRDALWMVLIMVCAIIIPSLLIGLVVAVFQAATSINEQTLSFLPRLIVTLLALMLFAHWMTQMMMEFFFELIERLPQVLY; encoded by the coding sequence ATGAATCCTGAAATATTCGTAGAGTTGTTCCGAGATGCCCTTTGGATGGTACTCATTATGGTTTGCGCCATTATCATCCCGAGCCTGCTGATCGGTTTAGTCGTCGCTGTTTTCCAAGCTGCGACCTCTATCAACGAACAAACACTGAGTTTCTTGCCGCGTTTGATTGTGACTTTGTTGGCGTTGATGCTATTTGCACACTGGATGACTCAGATGATGATGGAGTTCTTTTTTGAACTCATCGAACGCTTGCCGCAAGTTCTGTATTAA
- the fliP gene encoding flagellar type III secretion system pore protein FliP (The bacterial flagellar biogenesis protein FliP forms a type III secretion system (T3SS)-type pore required for flagellar assembly.), with product MQTSNGLLNSSYVCQNGAFRMVKMLLVQLTLLCSLVFSMSVFAQAEDGTVIPANTAGSESVTISTMEQDQAKSQTMTTGSLTGNGGGIPAFTMTTNANGGEDYSINLQILALMTMLGFLPAMVILMTSFTRIVVVMSILRQAMGLQQTPSNQVIIGIAIFLTFFIMSPVINQVNEQAVQPYLNEQISARQAFDVAQEPIKSFMLKQTRIKDLETFVEISGAEVNNPEDVSMAVLIPAFITSELKTAFQIGFMLFLPFLIIDLVVASVLMAMGMMMLSPMIVSLPFKLMLFVLVDGWNLILSTLAGSFAL from the coding sequence ATGCAAACAAGTAACGGACTTTTGAACTCATCTTACGTTTGCCAAAACGGAGCTTTCCGAATGGTTAAAATGTTGTTGGTTCAGCTCACTCTCCTCTGCTCACTCGTATTCAGTATGTCGGTATTTGCACAGGCTGAAGACGGCACCGTCATTCCTGCGAATACCGCTGGCTCAGAGTCGGTAACCATCAGCACGATGGAACAAGACCAAGCCAAATCGCAAACCATGACAACGGGTAGCTTAACCGGCAATGGTGGTGGCATACCTGCCTTTACCATGACAACCAATGCTAATGGTGGTGAAGACTACTCGATAAACCTACAGATCTTGGCTCTAATGACCATGCTTGGCTTCTTGCCGGCGATGGTGATTTTGATGACCTCGTTCACCCGTATTGTGGTGGTGATGTCTATCTTGCGTCAGGCAATGGGTCTACAACAAACACCGTCTAACCAAGTGATTATTGGTATCGCGATATTCTTGACCTTCTTCATCATGTCGCCAGTGATTAACCAAGTTAACGAACAAGCAGTTCAGCCTTATCTCAATGAACAGATATCGGCACGACAGGCATTCGATGTTGCCCAAGAACCGATTAAGTCCTTTATGCTTAAACAGACTCGAATCAAAGATCTAGAAACCTTTGTTGAGATCTCTGGTGCGGAAGTGAACAACCCTGAAGATGTTTCAATGGCGGTTCTGATTCCTGCATTTATCACGTCAGAGTTGAAAACGGCTTTCCAGATAGGCTTTATGTTGTTCTTGCCGTTCCTAATCATCGACTTGGTAGTGGCATCGGTATTAATGGCTATGGGTATGATGATGTTGTCACCAATGATTGTATCGCTGCCGTTTAAGTTGATGCTGTTTGTTCTTGTTGATGGTTGGAACTTGATACTCTCCACTCTCGCTGGCAGTTTTGCCTTGTAG
- the fliO gene encoding flagellar biosynthetic protein FliO encodes MLSSPSIAFAATPPSLDLATTFGSLIFVIAFILFIAWLLKRMQVPAMSNQQGLAIVRQIPVGTKERIAIVQAGDDQFLVGITTQSIQLISKLDKPLTQEMLEKSTFSSQLSQLIKKDANK; translated from the coding sequence TTGTTATCTTCTCCTTCTATTGCCTTTGCTGCAACGCCGCCATCTCTCGATTTAGCGACCACTTTTGGGTCGCTAATTTTCGTTATAGCCTTCATCTTATTTATTGCTTGGCTACTCAAGCGAATGCAAGTGCCTGCAATGTCGAATCAGCAAGGCTTGGCGATTGTTAGGCAAATTCCTGTAGGTACTAAAGAACGCATCGCTATTGTTCAAGCTGGTGATGATCAGTTCTTAGTCGGGATTACCACGCAATCTATCCAGCTAATTTCTAAGCTGGATAAACCTCTTACTCAGGAGATGCTGGAAAAAAGTACATTTTCAAGTCAGCTTTCCCAGCTAATAAAAAAAGATGCAAACAAGTAA
- the fliN gene encoding flagellar motor switch protein FliN: MEPSEDQKLADEWAAALGEDPSAPSIDVDDVLAAPLDELTDSSSPISEDERRKLDTIMDIPVTISMEVGRSQISIRNLLQLNQGSVVELDRIAGESLDVMVNGTLIAHGEVVVVNDKFGIRLTDVISQTERIKKLR; the protein is encoded by the coding sequence ATGGAACCTAGTGAAGATCAAAAGCTAGCAGACGAGTGGGCTGCGGCACTTGGTGAAGATCCTTCAGCACCGTCAATTGATGTTGATGACGTGCTTGCGGCACCACTTGATGAGCTAACCGATTCATCGTCTCCGATTTCTGAAGATGAGCGTCGTAAACTGGATACCATCATGGATATCCCCGTGACTATCTCAATGGAAGTTGGCCGCTCTCAGATCAGTATCCGTAATTTACTTCAGTTGAACCAAGGTTCGGTTGTTGAGCTAGATAGAATTGCTGGTGAGTCACTGGATGTGATGGTAAACGGTACCTTGATTGCTCATGGTGAAGTGGTTGTGGTGAACGACAAGTTTGGTATTCGTTTGACTGACGTTATTAGTCAGACAGAACGAATTAAGAAGCTGCGTTAA
- the fliM gene encoding flagellar motor switch protein FliM — MTDLLSQDEIDALLHGVDDVEDVEDVLETDNDSAVNFDFSSQDRIVRGRMPTLELINERFARHMRISLFNMLRKTAEVSINGVQMMKFGEYQNTLYVPTSLNMVRFRPLKGTALITMEARLVFILVENFFGGDGRFHAKIEGREFTPTERRIIQLLLKIVFEDYKEAWSPVMGVEFEYLDSEVNPSMANIVSPTEVIVVSSFHIEVDGGGGDFHVVMPYSMVEPIRELLDAGVQSDKMETDVRWSTALRDEIMDVPVNFRVNLLEQDISLRDLMELRPGDVIPMNMPEHATMFVEELPTYRVKMGRSGEKLAVQISEKIQRPHVVKTDLAFLGKDLMSELENSDDDE; from the coding sequence GTGACCGATTTATTAAGCCAAGACGAAATTGATGCGCTATTACATGGCGTTGATGATGTTGAAGACGTAGAAGATGTCTTAGAAACCGACAATGATAGTGCAGTCAATTTCGACTTCTCATCTCAAGATCGAATCGTCCGTGGTCGAATGCCGACCCTTGAACTTATTAACGAGCGTTTCGCACGTCATATGCGGATTAGCTTGTTTAATATGTTACGTAAAACAGCTGAAGTGTCGATCAACGGCGTGCAGATGATGAAGTTTGGTGAGTACCAAAACACATTGTATGTACCCACTAGTTTAAACATGGTTCGTTTCCGCCCGCTGAAAGGCACGGCGCTTATCACCATGGAAGCTCGTCTTGTTTTTATTCTCGTAGAGAACTTTTTTGGTGGTGATGGACGTTTCCACGCCAAGATTGAAGGCCGTGAATTCACGCCAACCGAAAGACGAATTATTCAGTTACTGTTGAAAATTGTTTTTGAAGATTACAAAGAAGCTTGGTCTCCAGTGATGGGGGTTGAGTTTGAATACTTGGATTCTGAAGTGAACCCAAGTATGGCGAACATTGTGAGCCCAACAGAAGTGATTGTTGTAAGCTCATTCCACATTGAAGTGGATGGCGGTGGTGGTGACTTCCACGTCGTGATGCCTTACTCCATGGTAGAGCCGATTCGTGAGCTGCTGGATGCCGGTGTTCAATCAGACAAAATGGAAACCGATGTTCGTTGGAGTACCGCGCTGCGTGATGAAATTATGGATGTGCCGGTTAACTTCCGTGTGAACTTGCTAGAGCAAGATATTTCTCTGCGTGACTTGATGGAGTTGCGACCCGGTGACGTCATTCCAATGAACATGCCTGAGCATGCGACTATGTTCGTTGAAGAGCTGCCAACGTATCGTGTGAAAATGGGCCGTTCCGGTGAGAAGCTCGCAGTACAGATTTCTGAAAAAATTCAAAGACCACATGTGGTTAAAACTGATCTCGCTTTTCTAGGCAAGGACTTAATGTCTGAGCTGGAAAATAGCGACGATGACGAATAG
- the fliL gene encoding flagellar basal body-associated protein FliL — MAEEQDAPKGKSKLLIIIIAVVVLLLGVGGALFFFLGSDDSASESQSQPTTAVVAAEPVMYVNIPQPFLFNVTGDKKDRLVQIKAQLMVRGSKNEDLARYHSPLVESTLLATFASATVDQLRSPTGRVELRNKATEDIKASLAQAVGQPVIEKVLFTDFVIQ, encoded by the coding sequence ATGGCAGAAGAACAAGATGCACCTAAAGGGAAGAGTAAGCTTCTCATCATCATTATAGCGGTAGTCGTTTTACTACTTGGCGTAGGTGGCGCACTGTTCTTTTTTTTAGGCTCTGATGATAGTGCCTCAGAATCTCAGTCTCAGCCGACTACTGCTGTGGTCGCAGCCGAGCCTGTTATGTATGTTAATATCCCTCAGCCCTTCTTGTTCAATGTGACAGGTGATAAAAAAGACCGCCTAGTTCAGATAAAAGCACAGTTAATGGTGCGTGGCAGCAAGAATGAAGACTTGGCTCGTTACCACTCTCCTCTTGTAGAGAGTACTTTATTAGCAACGTTCGCTTCAGCAACGGTTGATCAATTGCGCTCTCCAACTGGGCGAGTTGAACTGCGAAATAAGGCGACTGAAGATATTAAAGCAAGCCTGGCTCAAGCTGTTGGCCAGCCTGTGATTGAAAAAGTGTTATTCACTGACTTCGTAATTCAATAG
- a CDS encoding flagellar hook-length control protein FliK, giving the protein MNVSLSSNSATNKTSSLLDTGSTSSKVEETGDAKGFFESFKEALGFEESASKAAVKDTENASKSDEKHAATEGEASAEAKKSDSAKSKATDEVSEAQSKQVASEVEGDKATDITYAEAVSGTEAQLKANTSTDSTIADNTVSDNNVADKAAGKDAQATTNDSKEQASQAQDLSAVDGSTQASQASVAMSEGNKLLGQLDEANKALNQAPNGKGLPQQGQIDQVQGNVAGASVAGISIAGNATQQASAANQEKSLEVDSEIAVLTGGKGVSQLSDDEIRQLMDKGVTPEQIEASMSRELNQKNAASAVTTDQSQALSPAELELAKQVDAHTKALNQLNAQIESEQSVVDGLLQKQQSGAKLTVDEQAALARATSNLDVLNQQLTNVQQQATALLSQAPGVNSTPDEPTAIDWDNSDSNEAKALATVASTAAVTAAAQQATAQASVQSVSNAAATHAANDKAAMLHANNVHAAQQAAAQQANLASPQQQAALDPALTAQGVAMNAVPAATKAGSTDMLLKTGAGAAALSGLGKAGAKEDSKDSAFAQQIAAAAGAQGTATVGSAPTRAEIQAAQQAPLQLTKELANEQVAEKVQMMMSKNLKNLDIRLDPPELGQMKIRMTMNNDVANVHFTVSNQQARDVIEQTLPRLREMLAQQGMQLADSSVQQQNSGQGQDRYNNGEQQSGANRTNDGQGDENLDSGSNLELNVASKRDGISYYA; this is encoded by the coding sequence ATGAATGTTAGTCTTTCCTCAAATTCAGCGACCAACAAAACGTCATCGTTGTTGGACACCGGTTCTACCTCTTCAAAGGTAGAAGAGACCGGCGACGCTAAAGGTTTCTTTGAGTCTTTTAAAGAAGCGCTCGGCTTTGAAGAAAGTGCCAGTAAAGCCGCAGTAAAAGACACTGAAAACGCGTCGAAATCTGACGAAAAGCACGCCGCTACTGAAGGTGAAGCGTCAGCTGAAGCGAAGAAAAGTGATTCAGCGAAATCAAAGGCGACTGACGAAGTGAGCGAAGCACAAAGTAAACAAGTGGCTTCAGAAGTAGAGGGCGACAAAGCCACAGATATAACATATGCAGAGGCTGTGTCTGGAACGGAGGCTCAGCTCAAAGCTAATACAAGCACTGATAGCACCATCGCTGATAACACTGTCTCTGATAACAATGTCGCAGATAAGGCGGCTGGTAAAGACGCGCAGGCTACGACTAACGATTCTAAAGAACAGGCTTCTCAAGCTCAGGATTTATCAGCTGTAGATGGTTCTACGCAGGCGTCGCAAGCCAGCGTAGCGATGAGTGAAGGCAATAAATTGCTTGGTCAGTTGGATGAGGCAAACAAAGCTCTAAATCAAGCGCCAAACGGCAAAGGCTTGCCTCAGCAAGGTCAGATAGATCAAGTCCAAGGTAATGTCGCGGGTGCTTCTGTTGCAGGAATTTCAATTGCGGGTAATGCGACACAACAAGCTAGTGCAGCAAATCAAGAGAAGAGCCTTGAGGTCGATTCTGAAATCGCTGTGCTTACCGGAGGTAAGGGAGTGTCTCAGTTATCAGATGATGAAATTCGACAGCTGATGGATAAAGGCGTTACCCCAGAACAAATTGAAGCAAGTATGAGTCGAGAGCTGAACCAAAAAAATGCGGCTAGCGCGGTTACTACCGATCAAAGCCAAGCACTCTCACCAGCTGAACTTGAGCTAGCGAAACAGGTTGATGCTCATACCAAAGCGTTGAACCAATTGAACGCTCAGATTGAATCAGAGCAGTCTGTAGTGGATGGTTTGCTTCAAAAACAACAAAGTGGTGCTAAGTTGACGGTCGATGAGCAAGCTGCACTGGCTCGAGCAACCTCGAACTTAGATGTATTGAATCAACAGCTAACCAATGTTCAGCAGCAAGCAACGGCTTTACTAAGCCAAGCTCCAGGCGTGAACAGTACGCCTGATGAACCCACCGCAATTGATTGGGATAATAGTGATTCAAATGAAGCCAAAGCCTTAGCTACGGTGGCATCAACAGCGGCGGTTACGGCTGCTGCTCAGCAAGCGACAGCACAAGCTTCGGTACAATCGGTAAGTAACGCTGCTGCCACTCATGCTGCAAATGATAAAGCGGCAATGCTACACGCTAATAATGTGCATGCAGCCCAACAGGCAGCGGCTCAACAAGCTAACCTTGCTTCACCTCAACAACAAGCTGCGTTAGACCCTGCTTTAACTGCGCAAGGGGTGGCGATGAATGCAGTACCTGCAGCGACCAAAGCCGGCTCAACGGACATGTTACTTAAAACTGGAGCCGGTGCAGCTGCACTGTCTGGTCTTGGAAAAGCGGGTGCTAAAGAAGATTCTAAAGATTCGGCCTTTGCTCAGCAGATCGCTGCTGCGGCCGGCGCACAAGGTACAGCAACGGTTGGTTCGGCACCTACGCGAGCTGAAATTCAAGCTGCTCAACAGGCTCCTTTACAGCTCACCAAAGAACTAGCCAATGAGCAGGTAGCTGAAAAAGTCCAAATGATGATGTCTAAAAACCTTAAGAACTTGGACATCCGACTCGACCCACCTGAATTGGGGCAGATGAAAATTCGAATGACCATGAATAATGACGTCGCGAATGTGCACTTTACTGTGAGCAATCAGCAGGCGAGAGATGTGATTGAGCAAACCTTACCTCGTCTGAGAGAGATGCTCGCTCAACAAGGGATGCAGCTTGCCGATTCGTCAGTTCAACAACAGAACTCTGGCCAGGGGCAAGATAGATACAACAATGGTGAACAACAATCCGGCGCTAACCGCACAAATGATGGTCAAGGTGATGAAAACCTTGATAGTGGCAGCAATCTTGAATTGAATGTCGCATCAAAGCGTGATGGAATTAGTTATTATGCCTAA
- the fliJ gene encoding flagellar export protein FliJ, whose product MDNALEFLLDQAKDQENQAVLALNKANSELQGYYEQVAQIEKYRLDYCQQLVDRGKAGLTASQYGHLNRFLTQLDETLSKQREAEHHFKNQVDNCQNYWVELRKKRKSYEWLMEKKQKEKAKLQDQREQKQMDEFSTLLYSRKKM is encoded by the coding sequence ATGGATAACGCATTAGAATTTTTGCTCGATCAAGCCAAAGATCAAGAGAACCAAGCTGTACTCGCGCTCAACAAAGCGAACTCGGAGCTGCAAGGTTACTATGAGCAGGTTGCGCAGATTGAAAAGTACCGACTTGATTACTGCCAGCAGCTTGTCGACCGTGGCAAGGCTGGGTTAACGGCGAGTCAATATGGTCACTTAAACCGCTTCTTAACTCAATTAGATGAAACACTTTCTAAACAGAGAGAAGCGGAGCACCACTTTAAAAATCAAGTCGACAACTGTCAAAACTACTGGGTGGAGTTACGCAAAAAACGTAAATCCTATGAGTGGTTGATGGAAAAAAAGCAGAAAGAGAAAGCAAAACTGCAAGATCAAAGAGAACAAAAGCAAATGGATGAGTTCTCGACTTTGTTATACAGCCGAAAGAAGATGTGA